From Sporosarcina sp. Te-1, the proteins below share one genomic window:
- a CDS encoding IS1182 family transposase, with product MMTKNQINEREQLEMLTIEQLVPKDHLVRKLDAAIDFSFIYPLVEDLYSTVGRPSIDPVVLIKMTFIQYTFGIRSMRQTIKEIETNMAYRWFLGFGFHTEVPHFSTFGKNYIRRFADTDLFEQIFYRVLKEVADRGLLSPDHVFIDSTHVKASANKRKFQKKIVRKETRVYEKKLQEELNIDREENGKKPFPLNKFEKEEYKEIKESTTDPESGYYVKDERTKQFAYSFHTATDEKGFVLASVVTPGNVHDSHILEPLVRKIMDEGMRPVAVAADAAYKTPAIANFLLENQILPALPYKRPMTKEGFFRKHEYVYDEYYDCYLCPEGQVLRYRTTTKEGYRQYASTPTICAACPVIGQCTQSKNQQKIIQRHIWQDYLDVAEDLRHHHEIKAIYRKRQETIERVFADAKEKHGMRWTTLRGLKKLSMQAMLTFAAMKLKKLASWTWKAPAMA from the coding sequence ATGATGACGAAGAATCAGATCAACGAGCGTGAACAGCTAGAAATGCTGACCATTGAACAATTGGTGCCGAAAGATCATCTTGTTCGGAAGTTAGATGCGGCCATTGATTTCTCCTTCATCTATCCATTGGTAGAAGACCTATATTCGACAGTTGGGAGACCCAGTATCGACCCCGTGGTATTGATCAAAATGACCTTCATTCAATATACCTTCGGCATACGATCCATGCGACAGACGATAAAGGAGATCGAAACGAACATGGCATACCGCTGGTTTCTCGGCTTTGGCTTTCATACAGAGGTACCGCACTTCTCGACATTCGGGAAGAACTATATCCGCCGTTTTGCCGACACAGACTTGTTTGAACAGATCTTTTACCGGGTGCTGAAGGAAGTCGCAGATCGTGGGCTTCTCAGCCCGGATCATGTCTTCATCGATTCCACCCATGTAAAAGCGAGCGCAAACAAGAGGAAGTTCCAAAAGAAAATCGTTCGCAAAGAAACCCGTGTTTATGAGAAGAAGCTCCAGGAGGAGCTCAACATAGACCGGGAAGAAAACGGGAAGAAACCGTTCCCTCTGAATAAGTTTGAAAAGGAAGAGTACAAGGAGATCAAAGAGTCCACAACAGATCCGGAGAGCGGCTACTATGTAAAAGACGAACGGACCAAGCAGTTCGCCTATTCCTTCCACACAGCCACGGATGAAAAGGGATTCGTGCTTGCGAGCGTGGTGACCCCTGGTAATGTTCATGACAGCCATATACTCGAGCCATTGGTACGAAAAATCATGGACGAGGGGATGCGACCGGTAGCTGTTGCCGCCGATGCAGCCTACAAGACACCAGCGATTGCGAACTTCCTGCTTGAGAATCAAATCCTTCCTGCACTTCCTTACAAACGGCCGATGACCAAGGAGGGTTTCTTCCGAAAACACGAGTATGTCTATGACGAGTACTATGACTGCTATCTCTGTCCGGAAGGACAGGTCCTACGTTACCGGACGACCACGAAGGAGGGATACCGTCAGTATGCCTCGACACCAACCATTTGTGCGGCATGCCCGGTGATCGGCCAATGCACACAGAGTAAAAATCAGCAGAAGATCATTCAACGTCATATCTGGCAGGATTACCTGGATGTAGCGGAGGATTTGAGACATCACCATGAGATCAAAGCGATATACAGGAAGCGTCAAGAGACGATCGAACGTGTCTTTGCCGATGCCAAAGAAAAGCATGGCATGCGATGGACAACCCTCAGAGGGCTAAAAAAATTGTCCATGCAGGCGATGCTGACTTTTGCTGCCATGAAACTGAAGAAACTGGCCAGCTGGACGTGGAAAGCGCCAGCCATGGCGTAA
- a CDS encoding IS1182 family transposase has translation MCNPKITTPHYTTEFPLAIEEMKASPVSKRRFSPTFKPYNNRQGFAIFDVQELIPENHIARVVDEMVEAIPDERLYTYYTGGGRSSYHPKMMLKVILYAYSQKIYSCRGIEKMITENLPAMWLAAMERPDFRTLNDFRGIRMKAMMDELFETMILKLIEEGYITMENYFLDGTKIEANANKYSFVWKKSTLRFEEKLKEKIRTTLANIQEIAQAEGLELGSLPEDEAEPEQLADLAAQLEEQAELLTKEMEGTKEMPTRKVLRTKRSVLRKSVKRIRQDFLPRMEKYAQHHATFGDRNSFSKTDPDATFMRMKEDHMKNGQLKPGYNIQMATENQFILYYTMHQRPTDTRCFIPHLEKLAKSNLPLPKRVIADAGYGSEENYLYALGEEKEPRFEFMIPYGTYIKEQTRKYKNDIRNAKNWKYEEQYDRFICPNGRHVNFKNYQNKKNASGHVQSYKIYECEDCSDCPLKALCTKAKGNRQVHWNTIFEEMKAKAKEALECEENTGIYARRKIEVESVFGHIKGNRSFRRFSLRGLNKVHTEFGIVALAHNLLKVAGIRQLLSLVDEKIGGGRQGVFLHQFYFRDLLDSPLFLFVLIFLPKIVLSSFRFAYLTPWLALSTSSWPVSSVSWQQKSASPAWTIFLAL, from the coding sequence ATGTGCAATCCGAAGATTACTACTCCACATTATACCACAGAATTTCCATTAGCCATAGAGGAAATGAAGGCAAGCCCCGTTTCCAAGCGACGTTTCTCTCCGACATTCAAACCTTACAATAATCGGCAGGGATTTGCCATCTTCGATGTGCAGGAGCTGATTCCGGAAAACCATATAGCCCGAGTAGTCGATGAAATGGTTGAGGCCATCCCAGATGAACGGCTTTATACATATTATACAGGTGGGGGGCGAAGCTCCTATCATCCCAAGATGATGCTGAAAGTCATTCTCTATGCCTACTCTCAGAAAATCTATTCATGCCGTGGCATCGAGAAAATGATCACGGAGAACCTGCCAGCCATGTGGCTTGCGGCAATGGAGAGGCCGGATTTTCGTACCCTTAACGATTTCAGAGGCATCCGCATGAAGGCGATGATGGATGAATTATTTGAAACAATGATTTTGAAACTGATCGAAGAAGGTTATATCACCATGGAGAACTACTTTTTGGATGGTACCAAGATTGAAGCCAATGCCAATAAGTATTCTTTCGTATGGAAAAAATCGACGCTTCGCTTTGAAGAGAAATTAAAGGAGAAGATCCGGACAACCCTAGCGAATATACAAGAGATTGCCCAGGCCGAGGGCCTGGAACTTGGGTCACTTCCAGAGGATGAAGCGGAACCCGAACAGTTGGCCGACTTGGCCGCACAACTGGAAGAACAAGCAGAGTTATTGACCAAGGAAATGGAAGGGACAAAAGAGATGCCTACCCGAAAGGTCCTCCGCACAAAACGAAGCGTATTACGGAAATCGGTAAAACGAATCCGACAGGACTTTCTGCCGAGAATGGAAAAATACGCACAGCACCATGCCACATTTGGAGACCGCAACAGTTTTTCGAAAACAGACCCGGACGCCACCTTCATGCGCATGAAAGAGGACCATATGAAAAATGGCCAACTGAAACCCGGCTATAACATACAGATGGCAACCGAGAACCAGTTCATTCTCTACTACACCATGCATCAGCGACCGACAGATACACGCTGTTTCATTCCTCATCTGGAGAAGTTGGCGAAATCTAATTTGCCGTTGCCCAAAAGGGTGATTGCGGACGCAGGCTACGGAAGTGAAGAGAATTATCTCTATGCGCTTGGGGAGGAAAAAGAGCCGCGCTTCGAATTCATGATTCCCTACGGGACCTATATTAAAGAACAGACGCGCAAATACAAAAATGACATTCGGAACGCCAAGAACTGGAAGTACGAGGAACAGTATGACCGCTTCATCTGTCCAAACGGGCGGCACGTCAATTTCAAGAACTACCAGAACAAGAAGAATGCCTCTGGGCATGTGCAAAGCTACAAGATCTATGAATGTGAAGACTGTTCGGATTGTCCGCTGAAGGCATTGTGCACGAAGGCGAAGGGGAACCGGCAGGTTCACTGGAACACGATATTTGAAGAAATGAAGGCAAAGGCAAAAGAGGCCCTTGAATGTGAAGAGAACACAGGCATCTACGCTCGAAGAAAGATCGAGGTAGAAAGTGTGTTCGGTCACATCAAGGGCAATCGGTCGTTCCGCAGGTTTTCACTGCGGGGACTTAATAAAGTGCACACGGAGTTCGGGATTGTGGCCTTGGCCCACAACCTGCTGAAAGTGGCGGGCATCCGCCAGCTGCTTTCACTGGTTGACGAAAAAATTGGTGGAGGAAGACAAGGCGTCTTCCTCCACCAATTTTATTTTCGGGACTTATTGGACAGCCCCCTTTTCCTTTTTGTGCTAATTTTCTTACCGAAAATAGTCCTTTCTTCTTTCCGTTTTGCTTATCTTACGCCATGGCTGGCGCTTTCCACGTCCAGCTGGCCAGTTTCTTCAGTTTCATGGCAGCAAAAGTCAGCATCGCCTGCATGGACAATTTTTTTAGCCCTCTGA
- a CDS encoding GNAT family N-acetyltransferase, whose product MITEIQTERLVLRKMKVSDSACLFDIWSDPDVTKFMNINSFTDENQAIEMIEILDKLSLENKAIRYSIIELESNSIIGSCGYNSLDFSNAKAEIGYDISKNYWGKGYATEAVRSLVDYAFNTLKFNRIEAKVQPENKNSIKVLQKLNFTFEGTMRMCEKSKDKFNDLNIFSKLITD is encoded by the coding sequence TTGATTACAGAAATTCAAACCGAAAGATTAGTTTTAAGAAAAATGAAAGTGTCAGACTCAGCTTGTTTGTTTGATATTTGGTCTGATCCGGATGTTACAAAGTTTATGAATATCAATAGTTTCACTGATGAAAATCAAGCAATAGAAATGATTGAAATTCTCGATAAATTATCTCTGGAAAACAAGGCTATTCGTTATTCCATAATTGAACTAGAATCAAATTCAATCATTGGCTCCTGTGGATATAATTCATTGGATTTTTCAAATGCCAAAGCAGAGATTGGATACGATATTAGTAAAAACTACTGGGGCAAGGGATATGCGACAGAAGCCGTTCGTTCTCTGGTGGATTATGCGTTTAATACTCTAAAATTCAACAGAATAGAAGCAAAAGTCCAACCCGAGAACAAAAATTCCATCAAAGTTTTACAAAAGTTAAACTTTACTTTCGAAGGAACAATGAGAATGTGCGAAAAATCCAAAGATAAGTTTAATGATCTAAATATTTTCTCCAAACTAATCACAGATTAA
- a CDS encoding DUF6877 family protein: MKPIQEIAKIAHKLPTEAVKDINQHIGDWMASGGKEDDSYIF; this comes from the coding sequence ATGAAACCAATCCAAGAAATCGCAAAGATCGCTCACAAGCTGCCGACGGAGGCGGTTAAGGACATCAACCAACACATCGGTGACTGGATGGCATCCGGCGGCAAAGAGGATGATTCTTACATTTTTTAG
- a CDS encoding XtrA/YqaO family protein: MVLPANCVVVISEGKAKVRELPEHGEYKIVTHQGKVKRMRREEGEEF; the protein is encoded by the coding sequence ATGGTATTACCTGCTAACTGTGTTGTGGTAATTTCGGAGGGCAAGGCAAAGGTGAGAGAATTACCAGAGCATGGTGAGTATAAGATTGTGACGCATCAAGGGAAGGTTAAGAGGATGAGGCGTGAAGAGGGGGAAGAATTTTGA
- a CDS encoding DUF5677 domain-containing protein, which produces MKIFENRLNNLGVIIQKHEEVFNLVIENQKKKHKILPDEVFITLMLFRKIVERLDAIFILIENKSENAAKSICRDLFENFLYFSYVVESNDKNKIRALSYYYSTLNDQIKLSKLLMSKNQRGKKIRDFLNIKSDNVKLKEKTNRAATYFSNSTNGDAYANIKIEWDRLIKNKVNYPNWYSLYKGPKSLRELSLQCGYEVEYDLLYGIYSRQVHSSNVMDQFENVNGLAGIKSLRRYEDPTLELIFSFSLGIESLRKLVDFFEINDEIKIGNWIKDEIK; this is translated from the coding sequence TTGAAAATATTCGAAAATAGATTGAATAATCTTGGGGTTATTATCCAAAAACACGAAGAAGTATTTAATTTGGTAATTGAAAATCAAAAGAAGAAACACAAAATACTGCCTGATGAAGTTTTCATTACACTCATGTTATTTAGGAAAATTGTAGAAAGATTGGACGCAATTTTTATTTTGATAGAAAATAAGTCGGAGAATGCTGCAAAATCGATTTGCAGAGACTTGTTTGAGAATTTTTTATACTTCTCTTATGTTGTTGAGTCAAATGATAAGAACAAAATTAGAGCTTTATCCTACTATTATTCAACTTTAAATGATCAAATTAAATTATCGAAGTTATTGATGTCAAAAAATCAAAGAGGGAAAAAAATAAGGGATTTTTTAAACATAAAAAGTGATAATGTGAAGTTAAAAGAGAAAACTAATAGAGCTGCAACTTATTTTTCAAATTCAACAAATGGTGATGCGTATGCAAATATTAAAATCGAATGGGATAGATTAATAAAAAACAAGGTTAACTACCCTAATTGGTATAGTTTATATAAAGGACCTAAAAGCTTAAGAGAATTATCTCTCCAGTGCGGTTATGAAGTTGAATATGATCTCTTATACGGCATTTATTCACGTCAGGTTCACTCTTCCAATGTAATGGACCAATTTGAAAACGTAAATGGTTTAGCAGGAATAAAATCGTTAAGAAGATATGAAGATCCTACTCTTGAATTAATCTTTTCGTTTAGCTTAGGTATAGAATCATTAAGAAAGCTTGTAGATTTTTTTGAAATTAATGATGAAATAAAAATTGGAAATTGGATAAAAGATGAAATAAAATAG
- a CDS encoding sigma-70 family RNA polymerase sigma factor — MSGWADELIQEYMVGQLELTKHADRLDKNNPYDKNDLTQINSMIDSMAFSIEWMATGRQPGTYRGAEKRAIYQKQYISSMDVIPDITEQLEEDHKHLFISKEERMILADIFASMSHRERQCYVLHEGQGMSMGRIADELGLKKRTVQQYIERARDKVKEKVDEKAS; from the coding sequence ATGTCAGGGTGGGCAGATGAACTAATTCAGGAGTATATGGTGGGACAGCTAGAACTAACCAAGCATGCCGATAGGTTGGATAAGAATAATCCTTACGATAAGAATGATTTGACACAAATCAATAGCATGATTGATAGCATGGCTTTTTCAATCGAATGGATGGCTACTGGCCGGCAACCCGGGACCTACCGTGGAGCAGAGAAGAGGGCTATTTATCAAAAACAATATATTTCAAGTATGGACGTTATTCCTGATATAACGGAGCAGCTGGAGGAAGACCATAAACATCTGTTTATCAGCAAGGAAGAGAGAATGATTTTGGCCGATATTTTCGCATCAATGTCGCATCGTGAAAGGCAATGTTATGTCCTTCATGAAGGACAAGGAATGAGCATGGGAAGGATTGCTGATGAACTGGGTTTGAAGAAGAGAACAGTGCAGCAGTACATCGAGCGGGCGAGAGATAAGGTCAAAGAAAAGGTGGACGAAAAAGCTTCATGA
- a CDS encoding type II toxin-antitoxin system HicB family antitoxin, translating into MVKKDRYIYPALFSYADDGITVTFPDVPGCITCGDNDEEAFAMAKEALALHLFGMEEDGDSIPAASSSKDIKASSDEAVVLIEVWMPPFRSEMQNQAVKKTLTIPRWLDVAAKEHKINYSHLLQEAIKDHLGIHKD; encoded by the coding sequence ATAGTGAAAAAAGATCGTTATATTTATCCTGCCCTTTTCAGTTATGCAGATGATGGAATTACAGTTACGTTTCCTGACGTACCAGGCTGCATCACTTGCGGAGACAATGATGAAGAAGCTTTCGCTATGGCAAAAGAAGCATTGGCGCTCCATCTTTTCGGGATGGAAGAAGACGGAGATTCAATACCTGCAGCCTCGTCATCAAAGGATATAAAAGCATCTTCCGATGAAGCCGTCGTTCTAATTGAGGTTTGGATGCCTCCGTTTAGATCGGAGATGCAAAACCAAGCCGTCAAGAAAACATTAACGATCCCTAGGTGGTTGGATGTTGCAGCCAAAGAACATAAGATTAATTACTCCCACCTATTGCAAGAAGCAATTAAAGATCATTTAGGTATTCATAAGGATTAA
- a CDS encoding type II toxin-antitoxin system HicA family toxin: protein MHSRELTKMILDDGWILVRVKGSHHQYKHPTKSGLVTIPHPKKDLPKGTIKSILKQAGLE from the coding sequence ATGCACTCAAGGGAATTGACTAAAATGATACTGGATGACGGTTGGATATTAGTAAGAGTAAAAGGTAGTCATCATCAATACAAACATCCGACCAAGAGTGGTTTGGTAACCATCCCTCATCCTAAGAAAGACTTACCAAAAGGAACAATTAAATCAATACTAAAGCAGGCAGGGCTTGAATAA
- a CDS encoding terminase small subunit, with protein MRKTDVQVFFQKNETIKGKGRLLRNPKISSEIDRLKADQAYELKLDVRDVLQKYIDIAFADITDFATFGKKEVPVPNS; from the coding sequence TTGCGCAAAACCGATGTCCAAGTTTTCTTCCAGAAAAACGAAACCATCAAAGGAAAGGGACGCCTTTTAAGAAACCCTAAGATTTCATCAGAGATAGACCGGCTCAAAGCAGATCAAGCTTATGAGCTAAAGTTAGACGTCCGTGATGTGCTGCAGAAATACATCGACATAGCTTTTGCAGATATAACCGACTTCGCGACATTCGGAAAGAAAGAGGTACCGGTACCAAATAGTTAA
- a CDS encoding CD1375 family protein, translated as MLYPYMIPVYALLVKAGSREIESLPERYQVPVAEHMAEQVESEK; from the coding sequence ATGCTATATCCTTACATGATTCCTGTATACGCCTTACTTGTTAAGGCTGGATCACGCGAGATTGAGAGCTTGCCTGAGCGGTACCAGGTACCTGTAGCCGAGCACATGGCGGAACAGGTCGAATCAGAGAAGTAA
- a CDS encoding VOC family protein — MKSPILNKIGTVFIPVRNIERSVEWYSDILGLEISNEILHGHLYVLPMVGTGIVLDSKIFSDDTIFKSPAFHFDTEDIEKAYDFMKSKNVEIISGIEYNHYFNFKDLDGNLLMVCKC; from the coding sequence ATGAAAAGTCCTATATTAAATAAAATCGGTACAGTTTTTATTCCGGTGAGGAATATTGAGAGGTCTGTGGAGTGGTATTCGGATATACTAGGTTTAGAAATCAGCAATGAAATTCTGCACGGACATTTGTATGTACTGCCTATGGTCGGTACAGGAATAGTGTTAGATAGTAAAATCTTTTCGGATGATACAATTTTTAAGAGTCCAGCATTTCATTTCGATACCGAAGATATAGAAAAAGCCTATGACTTTATGAAAAGTAAGAATGTGGAGATAATATCAGGTATTGAATATAATCACTATTTCAATTTTAAGGACCTGGATGGTAACCTTCTAATGGTATGTAAATGTTAG
- a CDS encoding IS1182 family transposase: protein MCNPKITTPHYTTEFPLAIEEMKASPVSKRRFSPTFKPYNNRQGFAIFDVQELIPENHIARVVDEMVEAIPDERLYTYYTGGGRSSYHPKMMLKVILYAYSQKIYSCRGIEKMITENLPAMWLAAMERPDFRTLNDFRGIRMKAMMDELFETMILKLIEEGYITMENYFLDGTKIEANANKYSFVWKKSTLRFEEKLKEKIRTTLANIQEIAQAEGLELGSLPEDEAEPEQLADLAAQLEEQAELLTKEMEGTKEMPTRKVLRTKRSVLRKSVKRIRQDFLPRMEKYAQHHATFGDRNSFSKTDPDATFMRMKEDHMKNGQLKPGYNIQMATENQFILYYTMHQRPTDTRCFIPHLEKLAKSNLPLPKRVIADAGYGSEENYLYALGEEKEPRFEFMIPYGTYIKEQTRKYKNDIRNAKNWKYEEQYDRFICPNGRHVNFKNYQNKKNASGHVQSYKIYECEDCSDCPLKALCTKAKGNRQVHWNTIFEEMKAKAKEALECEENTGIYARRKIEVESVFGHIKGNRSFRRFSLRGLNKVHTEFGIVALAHNLLKVAGIRQLLSLVDEKIGGGRQGVFLHQFYFRDLLDSPFFRSK, encoded by the coding sequence ATGTGCAATCCGAAGATTACTACTCCACATTATACCACAGAATTTCCATTAGCCATAGAGGAAATGAAGGCAAGCCCCGTTTCCAAGCGACGTTTCTCTCCGACATTCAAACCTTACAATAATCGGCAGGGATTTGCCATCTTCGATGTGCAGGAGCTGATTCCGGAAAACCATATAGCCCGAGTAGTCGATGAAATGGTTGAGGCCATCCCAGATGAACGGCTTTATACATATTATACAGGTGGGGGGCGAAGCTCCTATCATCCCAAGATGATGCTGAAAGTCATTCTCTATGCCTACTCTCAGAAAATCTATTCATGCCGTGGCATCGAGAAAATGATCACGGAGAACCTGCCAGCCATGTGGCTTGCGGCAATGGAGAGGCCGGATTTTCGTACCCTTAACGATTTCAGAGGCATCCGCATGAAGGCGATGATGGATGAATTATTTGAAACAATGATTTTGAAACTGATCGAAGAAGGTTATATCACCATGGAGAACTACTTTTTGGATGGTACCAAGATTGAAGCCAATGCCAATAAGTATTCTTTCGTATGGAAAAAATCGACGCTTCGCTTTGAAGAGAAATTAAAGGAGAAGATCCGGACAACCCTAGCGAATATACAAGAGATTGCCCAGGCCGAGGGCCTGGAACTTGGGTCACTTCCAGAGGATGAAGCGGAACCCGAACAGTTGGCCGACTTGGCCGCACAACTGGAAGAACAAGCAGAGTTATTGACCAAGGAAATGGAAGGGACAAAAGAGATGCCTACCCGAAAGGTCCTCCGCACAAAACGAAGCGTATTACGGAAATCGGTAAAACGAATCCGACAGGACTTTCTGCCGAGAATGGAAAAATACGCACAGCACCATGCCACATTTGGAGACCGCAACAGTTTTTCGAAAACAGACCCGGACGCCACCTTCATGCGCATGAAAGAGGACCATATGAAAAATGGCCAACTGAAACCCGGCTATAACATACAGATGGCAACCGAGAACCAGTTCATTCTCTACTACACCATGCATCAGCGACCGACAGATACACGCTGTTTCATTCCTCATCTGGAGAAGTTGGCGAAATCTAATTTGCCGTTGCCCAAAAGGGTGATTGCGGACGCAGGCTACGGAAGTGAAGAGAATTATCTCTATGCGCTTGGGGAGGAAAAAGAGCCGCGCTTCGAATTCATGATTCCCTACGGGACCTATATTAAAGAACAGACGCGCAAATACAAAAATGACATTCGGAACGCCAAGAACTGGAAGTACGAGGAACAGTATGACCGCTTCATCTGTCCAAACGGGCGGCACGTCAATTTCAAGAACTACCAGAACAAGAAGAATGCCTCTGGGCATGTGCAAAGCTACAAGATCTATGAATGTGAAGACTGTTCGGATTGTCCGCTGAAGGCATTGTGCACGAAGGCGAAGGGGAACCGGCAGGTTCACTGGAACACGATATTTGAAGAAATGAAGGCAAAGGCAAAAGAGGCCCTTGAATGTGAAGAGAACACAGGCATCTACGCTCGAAGAAAGATCGAGGTAGAAAGTGTGTTCGGTCACATCAAGGGCAATCGGTCGTTCCGCAGGTTTTCACTGCGGGGACTTAATAAAGTGCACACGGAGTTCGGGATTGTGGCCTTGGCCCACAACCTGCTGAAAGTGGCGGGCATCCGCCAGCTGCTTTCACTGGTTGACGAAAAAATTGGTGGAGGAAGACAAGGCGTCTTCCTCCACCAATTTTATTTTCGGGACTTATTGGACAGCCCCTTTTTTCGTTCAAAATAA
- a CDS encoding DinB family protein: MSEEQLFEQMKMWRKWTVEFLRTISEEVADQIPHGHNNSIRWNAGHILVGWDNTMFPAVNEERQMPLSYHLMFPSGSNPEKWTEQPPSMDKLIKQLEEQAILIEQACRGHLDEPLKESFLGMRTLGDMLVFHMNHENLHMGIIKSIKQMLIK, encoded by the coding sequence ATGAGTGAAGAACAATTATTTGAACAAATGAAAATGTGGCGTAAATGGACTGTTGAATTTCTTCGTACAATTTCCGAGGAAGTCGCTGATCAAATTCCACATGGTCATAATAACAGTATCCGTTGGAATGCTGGTCATATTTTAGTTGGTTGGGATAATACAATGTTCCCGGCTGTTAATGAGGAGAGACAAATGCCTTTATCTTATCACTTGATGTTTCCGAGTGGGAGTAATCCAGAAAAATGGACAGAACAACCTCCATCAATGGATAAGCTAATTAAGCAGCTGGAAGAACAAGCTATTCTTATTGAACAAGCGTGTAGGGGTCACCTTGATGAACCACTTAAAGAATCTTTTTTAGGTATGAGGACATTAGGAGATATGCTTGTTTTTCATATGAACCATGAAAATCTACACATGGGGATAATTAAAAGTATTAAGCAAATGCTTATAAAGTAA
- a CDS encoding VOC family protein yields the protein MFKPIENRIDTVFVHVSDLERSIKWYCELLGLQIREGEHSGPVYTFNMGDGRPGITLDNHCFEEDYKIIPSNQPLFNLSASDINTAFNHVTKMGAEIITEIITHPDLSEFSFKDPDGNIIMVCTCFS from the coding sequence TTGTTTAAACCAATTGAAAATAGGATTGATACTGTTTTTGTTCATGTGTCGGATTTAGAACGTTCAATAAAGTGGTACTGTGAATTGCTTGGGTTGCAAATAAGGGAAGGGGAACATTCTGGTCCTGTATATACCTTTAATATGGGTGACGGACGCCCGGGGATAACCCTTGATAATCATTGTTTTGAGGAAGATTATAAAATTATTCCATCAAATCAGCCACTCTTTAACCTTAGTGCTTCTGATATTAACACAGCGTTTAACCATGTCACTAAAATGGGTGCTGAGATAATAACAGAAATTATTACGCATCCCGATTTGTCAGAGTTCTCCTTTAAAGATCCGGATGGCAATATCATAATGGTGTGTACTTGTTTCAGTTAA
- a CDS encoding holin family protein, with the protein MKVSGIKSIGALVIGFLIYLIDVVNEAVVVLVFFMLLDVITGLLRSWVTKSWDSTIGFSGVVKKLGIFIMIGMAASIEYMVMYVGQDSKGLILLGVAAFFIVNEGISILENCAQIGLPIPAVLFNALEKMHRDPSGKEQRLVRHPMLDRIEKKELLKENEALLHQLQKKKEEITDENQLESKDQE; encoded by the coding sequence ATGAAAGTCTCAGGAATTAAAAGCATAGGAGCGCTAGTAATTGGCTTCTTGATTTATCTAATTGACGTTGTAAACGAGGCGGTTGTCGTACTCGTTTTCTTTATGCTTTTGGACGTAATAACAGGGTTGTTGCGATCGTGGGTCACGAAGTCATGGGATAGTACAATCGGATTTTCTGGCGTGGTGAAGAAGCTAGGCATATTTATCATGATCGGAATGGCTGCATCAATTGAGTACATGGTGATGTATGTAGGGCAGGATTCGAAAGGATTGATATTGCTTGGCGTTGCAGCGTTTTTTATTGTGAATGAAGGAATTTCCATACTTGAAAATTGCGCGCAAATTGGACTGCCTATTCCAGCAGTCCTTTTTAATGCCCTTGAAAAAATGCACAGGGATCCTTCCGGCAAAGAGCAACGACTTGTAAGGCATCCAATGTTAGATCGAATCGAAAAGAAAGAATTGCTGAAAGAGAATGAGGCATTGCTCCATCAGCTACAGAAGAAAAAGGAGGAAATAACAGATGAAAATCAATTGGAAAGTAAGGATCAAGAATAA
- a CDS encoding phage holin — MKINWKVRIKNKMFWLAVVPAILLVAQIVAGWFGYELATDLIGEEATNFINAVFSLLVILGIVVDPTTDGFKDSRQALRYRSPKKDDR; from the coding sequence ATGAAAATCAATTGGAAAGTAAGGATCAAGAATAAGATGTTCTGGCTGGCCGTGGTGCCGGCTATTTTGTTGGTTGCACAGATTGTCGCGGGATGGTTCGGTTACGAACTGGCTACCGATCTGATTGGCGAGGAAGCTACCAACTTTATTAACGCCGTCTTTTCTCTGCTTGTCATTCTTGGTATTGTTGTTGATCCAACGACAGATGGATTCAAGGACAGCCGACAGGCATTACGTTATAGGTCGCCCAAAAAGGACGATAGGTGA